From Cannabis sativa cultivar Pink pepper isolate KNU-18-1 chromosome 8, ASM2916894v1, whole genome shotgun sequence, a single genomic window includes:
- the LOC115698824 gene encoding uncharacterized protein LOC115698824, with protein sequence MSDLVEASTTTSIPKDPTSLIHPRREPFEHGLLPIPKLIFTDPTQTLIPLKQKLIEQSSPGHRVGSSAISEAFQISIDHARLVLDTLGSILHSDSDPLVKANPDEIDAVGADIHDLVLFLYIQSYKRLLPRTHKDSAAVADVWPSTSAFDGYLSALSPLQLVRSNSRRFVPSQADEEAHQLSYLQKHLANILSLLAEPVEGEGEESLVLTMDRFEHLGFLIQFGDKGSEESNLSQSAPFFANSDPDMPAVPVPAAQVHDWILQNIASTLEHISERNNMKDNGPSNASDPDVAMTDACASSVKASANTRGPSFIEGISKTSLVKQASDLKGSSVKVLNCHDSVIYVLAPLRYATIYGCSDATIVIGAVGKAVRVEHCERVHVITASKRVCIANCRECVFFLGVNQRPLMVGDNHKLQVAPYNTFYSQLEEHMSQVGIEATINRWDEPLALGVVDPHDSLSHPAGVSDAQAESATRIDPDQFTNFLIPRWFGGESPGSTKDNPFPLPDPYLSSQSRNLKNLAEIKQQLREAPLEENRKRELSCALHVYFKDWLYASGNIRQLYCLQGD encoded by the exons ATGAGCGACCTCGTTGAGGCCTCTACTACGACGTCGATTCCGAAGGACCCGACCTCTCTGATTCACCCGCGGCGGGAGCCATTCGAGCATGGCCTTCTCCCAATCCCCAAGCTGATCTTCACTgacccgacccaaaccctaaTCCCACTCAAACAAAAGCTCATCGAACAATCCTCGCCCGGCCACCGTGTTGGCTCGTCCGCCATATCCGAGGCTTTTCAGATCTCCATTGACCACGCCCGGCTCGTCCTTGACACACTCGGGTCGATTCTCCACTCCGACTCTGACCCGCTCGTAAAGGCCAATCCGGACGAGATTGACGCCGTCGGGGCTGATATCCATGATCTGGTTTTGTTCCTCTACATACAATCCTACAAGAGATTGCTTCCCAGGACGCACAAGGACTCAGCTGCTGTGGCTGATGTTTGGCCTTCCACCTCAGCTTTCGATGGGTACTTATCGGCTCTCTCGCCATTGCAG CTTGTGCGTAGCAACAGCCGTCGGTTTGTGCCATCACAGGCTGATGAAGAGGCACATCAGTTATCCTATTTGCAGAAGCATTTGGCAAATATTCTCTCTCTGTTAGCGGAACCTGTGGAGGGGGAAGGAGAAGAATCCCTG GTTCTGACCATGGATAGGTTTGAGCATCTTGGATTTTTGATTCAATTTGGTGATAAGGGATCTGAGGAAAGCAACTTGAGCCAATCTGCTCCATTCTTTGCAAATTCAGATCCCGATATGCCTGCTGTTCCTGTTCCTGCTGCTCAAGTCCATGACTGGATTTTGCAGAATATAGCTTCTACCTTGGAACATATTTCAGAGAGGAATAATATGAAAGATAATGGACCCAGCAATGCCTCAGATCCAGATGTTGCCATGACTGATGCTTGCGCAAGTTCAGTCAAGGCCTCAGCAAATACCAGAGGTCCTAGTTTTATTGAAGGAATCTCTAAAACATCTCTTGTCAAGCAAGCATCTGATTTAAAAGGTTCATCTGTAAAG GTATTAAATTGTCATGATTCTGTCATTTATGTCTTAGCACCATTGAGATATGCCACCATCTATGGTTGCTCTGATGCTACTATAGTTATTGGAGCTGTTGGGAag GCTGTAAGAGTTGAGCACTGTGAGAGAGTTCATGTGATAACAGCTTCTAAACGGGTCTGCATTGCTAACTGTCGTGAGTGTGTATTCTTTCTTGGGGTGAACCAGCGACCACTTATGGTTGGTGATAACCATAAGTTACAG GTAGCCCCATACAATACATTTTACTCTCAATTGGAGGAGCACATGTCTCAAGTTGGTATTGAGGCTACTATTAATCGATGGGACGAGCCTTTGGCCCTTGGAGTGGTTGATCCACATGATTCATTATCTCATCCAGCAGGTGTTTCTGATGCTCAGGCTGAGTCAGCAACACGCATAGACCCTGATCAGTTCACAAATTTTTTG ATTCCGCGCTGGTTTGGTGGTGAATCCCCGGGTTCCACGAAAGACAACCCATTTCCTTTACCAGATCCTTATTTGTCATCTCAGAGTAGAAAT CTAAAGAATTTAGCAGAGATAAAGCAACAACTGAGAGAAGCACCTCTTGAAGAAAACCGGAAACGTGAATTGTCATGTGCACTCCATGTGTATTTTAAAGACTGGTTATACG CATCTGGAAATATTCGCCAGCTTTACTGCTTACAAGGAGACTAA
- the LOC133030481 gene encoding ATP-dependent DNA helicase RRM3-like, giving the protein MGKDINDYNLVDNYITDNEIDKQYKEINEQLAIVVSKEDILAANLLNLKQKNAFDLILNTIFNNQTGLFFIDGPGGTGKTFLYKTILAAVRSKKIIALAVASSGIAASILPGGRTAHSLFKIPLHLDNYSSCSVSKQSGLSKLLQLTKLIIWDEAPMSNKEAIEALNYMLKDINNSTLPFGGKVIVFGGDFRQVLPVVPKGTREQMINASLVKSELWPLFTKITLTDNMRAKQDPLFSNYLLNIGNGTEPTIDGKIQLLSSMILPYEDDDTSLNNLIDFVFPDINNYTENMNTILNRVILTPKNEYVDHINKILINRFPGNSIKYYSFDETVDKNEQGVQEDFMNSLTPSGFPAHELTLKLNCPIILLRNINTSEGLCNGTRLICRQFGSNIIDAEIVTGDHCGKRIFLPRIPFTPLENEKNIFPFKRTQFPIRLSFAMTINKVQGQTLDSVGVFLPEPVFSHGQLYVALSRAKTLSALRVLIRPPSGNEADNNHTLNIVYEEILLLSNTI; this is encoded by the coding sequence ATGGGAAAAGATATCAATGATTATAACTTAGTTGATAATTACATAACTGATAACGAAATTGATAAACAATATAAAGAGATTAATGAACAATTAGCAATTGTTGTTAGCAAAGAAGATATATTAGCtgctaatttattaaatttgaaacaGAAAAATGCATTCGACTTAATATTAAATACAATTTTCAACAATCAAACTGGCCTTTTCTTCATTGATGGCCCTGGAGGAACGGGAAAAACTTTCTTATATAAGACTATTTTGGCTGCAGTtcgttcaaaaaaaataatagcttTAGCTGTTGCATCTTCAGGTATTGCAGCTTCTATTTTACCTGGTGGTCGAACAGCTCATTCTCTATTTAAAATACCCCTTCACTTAGATAATTATAGTTCTTGTTCAGTTAGTAAACAATCAGGTTTAAGTAAATTATTACAACTAACAAAACTTATTATTTGGGATGAGGCACCAATGTCAAACAAAGAAGCTATTGAAGCTTTAAACTATATGTTAAAAGACATAAATAATTCCACTCTTCCTTTTGGTGGTAAAGTTATAGTTTTTGGAGGTGATTTCCGTCAAGTATTACCTGTTGTTCCTAAAGGTACAAGAGAACAAATGATTAATGCAAGTTTAGTAAAATCTGAGTTATGGCCCTTATTTACTAAAATTACATTAACAGACAATATGCGGGCCAAACAAGATCCCTTATttagcaattatttattaaatattggcAATGGAACCGAGCCAACTATAGATGGAAAGATACAGCTACTCTCATCGATGATTTTACCTTATGAGGATGATGATACTTCGCTAAATAACTTAATAGATTTCGTATTTCCAGATATTAATAACTACACAGAAAATATGAATACAATACTCAATCGCGTGATTTTAACTCCGAAAAACGAGTATGTTGAccatattaataaaattctCATTAATCGATTTCCGGGTAACTCcataaaatattatagttttGATGAAACCGTAGATAAAAATGAACAGGGAGTACAAGAAGACTTCATGAATAGCTTAACACCAAGTGGATTCCCTGCCCATGAATTAACACTAAAATTAAATTGTCCAATTATATTACTTCGTAATATTAATACTTCTGAAGGATTATGTAATGGAACACGTCTAATATGTCGACAATTTGGCTCTAATATTATTGATGCTGAAATAGTTACTGGTGATCATTGTGGAAAGAGAATTTTTTTACCCAGAATACCTTTTACTCCAttggaaaatgaaaaaaatatattcccaTTTAAACGCACTCAGTTTCCCATTAGATTAAGTTTTGCTATGACTATTAACAAAGTTCAAGGACAAACGTTAGATTCTGTTGGTGTATTCTTACCAGAGCCTGTTTTCTCTCATGGACAATTATATGTTGCTCTATCTAGAGCAAAAACTTTATCAGCTTTAAGAGTTCTCATTAGACCACCATCAGGCAACGAAGCTGACAATAATCATACCTTGAACATTGTTTATGAAGAAATCTTATTATTAAGCAATACTATATAA